In a single window of the Streptomyces sp. NBC_00353 genome:
- a CDS encoding branched-chain amino acid ABC transporter permease, which translates to MSTVVLLTMTGLGLGALYFLIASGLSLIFGLMDVLNFAHGALLSIGAYGTWWAASGNLPGAGPGGAGFVLAVLFGTAVGTVAAVVLELAVVRPLYTRPREQVLATVGVGLAVPALLSGIWGSDALRFPGPEALSGTFSLLGAEVPVNRLVLVAAAAVVLVALRLFLGRTRHGLVVRAGVEDRAMVTALGIDVRKAFTLVFAIGGSAAALGGALGGLYFGSVDPRQGTSLLIFAFVVVVTGGMGSVTGAAAASVVIGLVQQFANYYTAAGLGDLAVVVLLAALLLVRPRGLTGRLA; encoded by the coding sequence ATGTCCACCGTCGTTCTGCTCACCATGACCGGACTCGGTCTGGGAGCGCTCTACTTCCTGATCGCCTCCGGGCTCTCGCTGATCTTCGGCCTGATGGACGTGCTCAACTTCGCGCACGGCGCGCTGCTCTCCATCGGCGCGTACGGCACCTGGTGGGCGGCGTCCGGGAACCTGCCGGGCGCGGGCCCCGGCGGCGCGGGCTTCGTCCTCGCGGTCCTCTTCGGTACGGCGGTGGGCACCGTCGCCGCCGTGGTGCTGGAGCTCGCCGTCGTCCGCCCGCTGTACACCCGGCCGCGCGAGCAGGTGCTCGCCACGGTCGGGGTGGGGCTCGCCGTCCCGGCGCTGCTGTCGGGCATCTGGGGCTCGGACGCCCTGCGCTTCCCCGGGCCCGAGGCACTGTCCGGCACGTTCTCGCTGCTGGGCGCGGAAGTTCCGGTCAACCGCCTGGTGCTGGTCGCGGCCGCGGCCGTGGTGCTGGTCGCGCTGCGGCTCTTCCTCGGGCGGACCCGGCACGGACTGGTCGTACGGGCGGGGGTCGAGGACCGGGCGATGGTGACCGCGCTCGGCATCGACGTACGGAAGGCGTTCACCCTCGTCTTCGCGATCGGCGGCTCGGCCGCCGCGCTCGGCGGGGCGCTCGGCGGGCTGTACTTCGGCTCGGTCGACCCCCGGCAGGGCACCTCGCTGCTGATCTTCGCGTTCGTCGTGGTGGTCACCGGCGGCATGGGTTCGGTGACCGGCGCCGCCGCGGCGTCCGTCGTGATCGGCCTGGTCCAGCAGTTCGCCAACTACTACACCGCAGCGGGCCTCGGCGACCTGGCCGTCGTCGTCCTGCTCGCCGCGCTGCTGCTCGTACGGCCGCGCGGACTGACCGGGAGGCTCGCGTGA
- a CDS encoding alpha/beta fold hydrolase encodes MTPYEEIRVPVAGGELAALRWPAGEPGAPVVVALHGITANALSWGTVAGLLAGRATLIAPDLRGRAASAGLPGPYGIAAHADDIAALTEALGLDRVALTGHSMGAFVAALAAVRHPDRFGPLLLVDGGVGFPAPTHLSPDELMTAVIGPAMDRLSMTFADRAAYRAFWQAHPAFAGDAWSPEVDAYIQRDLTGEEPAMHSTCRIEAVRTDGIGLFDDEVLSAVRKLPVPATLLWAARGLMDEEQGLYDEKRLAAAGLGDTRVEPVAVPDVNHYTVLTGGAGAHEIATRLVALAKTPPEDTLRTARAQPSPSGA; translated from the coding sequence ATGACCCCGTACGAGGAGATACGTGTCCCGGTCGCCGGGGGCGAGCTGGCGGCGCTGCGCTGGCCGGCCGGGGAGCCCGGTGCGCCGGTGGTCGTGGCCCTGCACGGCATCACGGCCAACGCGCTCTCCTGGGGCACGGTGGCCGGGCTGCTGGCCGGCCGGGCCACGCTGATCGCCCCGGATCTGCGCGGCCGGGCGGCGAGCGCCGGGCTGCCCGGCCCGTACGGGATCGCGGCACACGCCGATGACATCGCCGCGTTGACCGAGGCGCTCGGCCTGGACCGGGTGGCGCTGACCGGTCACTCGATGGGCGCGTTCGTGGCGGCCCTGGCCGCCGTACGGCATCCGGACCGGTTCGGTCCGCTGCTGCTCGTCGACGGCGGGGTCGGCTTCCCGGCCCCCACCCATCTGTCCCCGGACGAACTCATGACGGCGGTGATCGGCCCGGCCATGGACCGGCTGTCGATGACCTTCGCCGACCGAGCCGCCTACCGGGCGTTCTGGCAGGCGCACCCCGCGTTCGCCGGGGACGCCTGGTCGCCGGAGGTCGATGCGTACATCCAGCGCGACCTGACGGGCGAGGAACCGGCGATGCACTCCACCTGCCGGATCGAGGCGGTGCGCACGGACGGGATAGGCCTCTTCGACGACGAAGTTCTTTCGGCCGTAAGGAAGTTGCCGGTACCGGCGACGCTGCTGTGGGCGGCTCGCGGCCTGATGGACGAGGAGCAGGGGCTGTACGACGAGAAGCGACTGGCGGCGGCCGGCCTCGGGGACACGCGAGTGGAACCGGTGGCGGTACCGGACGTCAACCACTACACGGTGCTCACGGGTGGCGCGGGCGCGCACGAGATCGCCACACGCCTGGTGGCACTGGCGAAGACACCGCCTGAGGACACCCTCAGGACCGCCCGGGCACAACCCAGCCCGTCCGGCGCTTGA
- a CDS encoding branched-chain amino acid ABC transporter permease has product MSTVTGTPDRTSGTPAAPSDAPAADTARLLRWWPAAVLVVLIVAPYSALPLPGLLDGPVGSAGSLQLLATCLLFGALATGYDLLLGRTGLLSFGHALYFAAGSYATNTIMLEAGLPFAVSALVGVCFGIALALVLGSVSLRVTGIGFSMVTLAFAQAGSILVSRNPGGFTGGEEGRAAPAELLPSGLVGIEHTANLYWVALGYLVLTLAVVHWAVRSPTGRVWEGIKENERRVEVLGLRPYGFKLTAFVLAGALAALGGLVHLLLTGGSTPQTTTSDFTLSLLVMVVLGGSGTRWGPMVGGILYTWADHRLGDLAGSGAVADLPAVLRVPLSQPLFLLGVLFVAVVHLLPGGLARLPSRLGSALRAPRGATRAGAAARKENRHS; this is encoded by the coding sequence GTGAGCACCGTGACCGGGACACCCGACCGCACGAGCGGAACACCGGCGGCGCCGTCCGACGCACCGGCCGCCGACACCGCCCGGCTGCTGCGCTGGTGGCCGGCCGCCGTGCTGGTGGTGCTGATCGTCGCGCCGTACAGCGCACTGCCGCTGCCGGGCCTGCTCGACGGCCCCGTCGGAAGTGCGGGAAGCCTGCAACTCCTCGCCACCTGCCTGCTGTTCGGCGCCCTGGCCACCGGATACGACCTGCTGCTCGGCCGTACCGGACTGCTCTCCTTCGGCCACGCGCTGTACTTCGCCGCGGGCAGCTACGCCACCAACACGATCATGCTGGAGGCCGGTCTGCCGTTCGCCGTCTCGGCCCTGGTCGGCGTCTGCTTCGGGATCGCGCTCGCTCTGGTGCTGGGCTCGGTGAGCCTGCGGGTCACCGGGATCGGCTTCTCCATGGTGACGCTGGCCTTCGCCCAGGCGGGCTCGATCCTGGTCTCCCGCAACCCCGGTGGCTTCACCGGCGGCGAGGAGGGCCGGGCCGCACCCGCCGAGCTGCTGCCGTCCGGGCTGGTGGGCATCGAGCACACGGCCAACCTGTACTGGGTCGCGCTCGGCTATCTGGTGCTCACCCTGGCCGTCGTCCACTGGGCGGTCCGCTCCCCGACCGGGCGGGTCTGGGAGGGCATCAAGGAGAACGAGCGCCGGGTGGAAGTGCTGGGGCTGAGGCCGTACGGGTTCAAGCTGACGGCCTTCGTCCTGGCCGGTGCGCTGGCAGCGCTCGGCGGACTCGTCCATCTGCTGCTCACCGGCGGCTCCACACCCCAGACGACGACCTCGGACTTCACGCTGTCGCTGCTGGTGATGGTGGTGCTGGGCGGGTCGGGTACCCGCTGGGGGCCGATGGTCGGCGGCATCCTGTACACCTGGGCCGATCACCGGCTCGGCGATCTCGCCGGCTCGGGTGCGGTCGCCGACCTGCCCGCGGTGCTGCGGGTACCGCTCTCCCAGCCGCTGTTCCTGCTCGGTGTGCTCTTCGTGGCCGTGGTACATCTGCTGCCGGGCGGCCTGGCACGGCTGCCGTCCCGGCTGGGCTCCGCACTCCGTGCACCCAGAGGCGCAACCAGAGCGGGCGCAGCCGCCCGGAAGGAGAACCGGCACTCATGA